The Petrocella atlantisensis genome has a window encoding:
- a CDS encoding glycoside hydrolase family 2 TIM barrel-domain containing protein, which translates to MKKDWNNPLVISINKEKARHEAESHRSLEDYLNQVSTRQSLNGIWKFYFCKNDLDRPDGFFDKDLDTKDWDHINVPSVWETQGYDKPYYLAFDYPPAVSKRTKEIPWIDEEKNPVGIYRTDFVLEESWAQNDIFCHFGAVKSAFYLYINGHQVGYSQGSMTPSEFNITGFVTPGENQMTVEVYKYSDGTYLEDQDMWFMAGIYRNVYIYQESRSGIKDFYFYNTFDAAYENAFLHSEITLKSFSDVQKLELYLSEQEGELGQCILEKSELTMVNQDVLEIPNPKKWNHETPNLYFLTCIIKNDDGEIIEIKGTTYGFRTVEIKNARFLINGVPIIFKGVNRHEFNPDTGWYLPRALREQDIKIIKQHNINAIRTAHYPNDPHLYELCDLHGLYVIDEADIETHGVRKKNIPGDNPMWTHAVVDRMNRMVLRDRRHPSIVMWSLGNEAGYGDNFRIMKKEAMKLDETRPFHYEGDLDLKVSDVLSIMYPSPEKAAQYGRLENTKITLVQNLMNQLTADQKAFKREQYMDKPVMSCEFAHAMENSLGNFAEHIKVFETYDNWCGGFIWDFVDQSIRKGTKEDKDYWTYGGDYNEEKHHGHFCANGIISADRTLHPAILEVKKVYQDFEIRKENQGYILYNKRFFTGLEDYTFVYIRKVDGYVVEEKSLEIPWVGPGAAELLVVPENNLKNDGVVHDVFVARLKTDHWYAKAGYEMGFEQFCVQEAGNKIMEEGAKVQVKKTDEGLSVKGGDLVVHFMREDGLIHKILFKDQVILDHRFQLNFWRPPTDNDMGLANFRPELTGLINRSIYKKLTDHPPKAVRFLVNRKENNVIITSMYEVPAFKKLEIRYYMNSLGDLQIRTIAVPKKDMIRLGFTTEFGNAFKHVSWFGRGPHETYMDRKTGGKYGRYHQDVEDMPHDYMRPQENGLRSDIYEVELMAPNKSIRIKSDQKPLFFSVWPYTMKSLEKARHSYEMKHEGIVTLNIDGFHRGVGGDEPGMLSLLETYKLPKNQRYDYRFVMNFSNNNGQ; encoded by the coding sequence ATGAAAAAAGATTGGAATAACCCGTTAGTAATTAGTATAAATAAAGAAAAAGCAAGGCATGAGGCAGAGAGTCATCGTTCACTTGAGGACTATTTGAATCAAGTTTCAACAAGACAATCATTAAATGGTATTTGGAAATTCTATTTTTGTAAAAATGACTTGGATCGACCCGACGGTTTTTTTGATAAAGATTTGGATACTAAGGATTGGGACCATATTAATGTGCCTTCTGTTTGGGAAACACAAGGGTATGATAAACCATATTATCTGGCTTTTGATTATCCACCGGCAGTCAGTAAAAGAACCAAAGAAATACCTTGGATTGATGAAGAAAAAAATCCGGTAGGTATATATAGAACAGACTTTGTTCTAGAAGAATCGTGGGCTCAAAATGATATTTTTTGCCATTTTGGAGCGGTAAAGTCAGCTTTCTATTTATATATAAATGGTCACCAAGTAGGATATTCACAGGGTTCTATGACACCATCTGAGTTCAATATAACCGGGTTTGTTACGCCAGGGGAAAACCAAATGACCGTTGAGGTATATAAATATAGTGATGGTACCTATTTAGAAGATCAAGACATGTGGTTTATGGCCGGCATCTATAGGAACGTTTATATTTATCAGGAGTCAAGAAGTGGCATCAAGGATTTCTACTTCTACAATACCTTTGATGCAGCGTATGAAAATGCCTTTTTGCATAGTGAAATAACCCTTAAATCCTTTAGTGATGTTCAGAAACTCGAGTTGTATTTAAGTGAACAGGAGGGTGAACTGGGACAGTGTATATTGGAAAAATCCGAGTTAACCATGGTGAATCAAGATGTACTGGAAATCCCGAATCCGAAAAAGTGGAACCATGAAACACCGAATCTTTATTTTTTGACATGTATTATTAAGAATGATGATGGAGAAATTATTGAAATAAAAGGTACGACATATGGGTTTAGAACCGTCGAAATCAAAAATGCTAGGTTTTTGATTAATGGTGTTCCCATCATCTTTAAAGGGGTGAATCGACATGAGTTCAATCCGGACACGGGTTGGTATTTGCCAAGAGCGCTGAGAGAACAAGATATAAAAATTATAAAACAGCACAATATCAACGCAATTCGTACAGCACACTATCCCAATGACCCTCATTTGTATGAACTATGTGACCTTCATGGTCTGTATGTTATCGATGAAGCGGATATTGAAACCCATGGCGTACGCAAAAAAAATATACCGGGTGATAACCCCATGTGGACCCATGCTGTAGTGGATCGTATGAATCGTATGGTCCTTAGAGATCGTAGGCACCCTAGTATTGTGATGTGGTCTCTAGGAAATGAAGCCGGATACGGTGATAATTTCCGAATTATGAAAAAAGAGGCTATGAAATTAGATGAAACAAGACCGTTCCATTATGAAGGCGACTTAGACTTGAAAGTCTCAGATGTTCTTAGTATAATGTATCCTTCTCCGGAGAAAGCAGCTCAGTATGGCAGATTAGAGAATACGAAAATAACCCTCGTCCAGAACTTAATGAACCAACTGACAGCAGATCAAAAAGCTTTTAAGCGTGAACAGTATATGGACAAACCGGTCATGAGTTGTGAATTTGCCCATGCTATGGAAAACAGTTTAGGTAACTTTGCAGAACATATTAAGGTATTTGAAACATACGACAACTGGTGTGGTGGTTTTATATGGGACTTTGTGGATCAATCCATTCGTAAAGGTACCAAAGAAGACAAAGACTACTGGACCTATGGCGGTGATTACAATGAAGAAAAGCACCATGGACACTTTTGTGCCAATGGTATTATTTCAGCAGATCGAACGCTACATCCAGCAATATTAGAAGTGAAAAAAGTCTATCAAGATTTTGAGATTCGCAAAGAAAATCAAGGTTATATCTTGTATAACAAAAGATTTTTTACAGGGCTTGAAGATTATACCTTTGTCTATATTAGAAAAGTGGATGGCTATGTGGTTGAAGAAAAGTCTTTGGAAATACCATGGGTTGGTCCAGGAGCAGCTGAGTTGCTGGTTGTGCCTGAAAACAATTTGAAAAACGATGGTGTCGTTCATGATGTCTTTGTTGCCAGACTTAAAACAGATCATTGGTATGCAAAAGCTGGGTATGAAATGGGTTTTGAGCAGTTTTGTGTTCAGGAAGCAGGAAATAAGATTATGGAAGAAGGCGCTAAGGTCCAAGTTAAAAAGACGGATGAAGGTCTGTCTGTTAAAGGTGGAGATCTCGTGGTTCATTTTATGCGGGAGGATGGACTGATTCATAAAATCCTATTTAAGGACCAAGTCATTTTGGATCATAGATTTCAGTTAAATTTTTGGAGACCGCCGACAGATAATGATATGGGCTTGGCTAATTTTAGACCGGAGCTTACAGGACTCATAAATAGAAGTATCTATAAGAAGTTGACGGACCATCCACCAAAAGCAGTTCGTTTCCTCGTTAATAGAAAAGAGAATAATGTCATTATCACCTCCATGTATGAGGTCCCGGCATTTAAAAAGCTTGAAATCAGATACTATATGAACAGCCTTGGAGATCTTCAGATACGAACCATAGCAGTGCCTAAAAAAGACATGATTAGACTTGGCTTTACAACTGAGTTTGGCAACGCATTCAAACATGTGTCTTGGTTTGGTAGAGGACCGCACGAAACCTATATGGATCGTAAAACCGGTGGCAAATACGGAAGATACCATCAGGATGTTGAAGATATGCCCCATGATTATATGCGACCTCAAGAAAACGGTTTGAGATCGGATATTTATGAAGTTGAACTCATGGCACCCAATAAGTCTATTCGTATTAAGTCGGACCAAAAACCTCTATTTTTTTCCGTCTGGCCATATACGATGAAATCTTTAGAGAAAGCACGCCATAGCTATGAAATGAAGCATGAAGGGATTGTCACACTAAATATAGATGGTTTTCATAGAGGTGTTGGTGGTGATGAACCGGGAATGCTATCCTTACTTGAAACCTATAAATTACCTAAAAATCAACGCTATGACTACCGATTTGTGATGAACTTTTCAAATAACAATGGACAGTAA